A genomic stretch from Sebastes fasciatus isolate fSebFas1 chromosome 23, fSebFas1.pri, whole genome shotgun sequence includes:
- the ankrd16 gene encoding ankyrin repeat domain-containing protein 16, with protein sequence MDENTLKQLVKLTQDGQVDSLQRLISSSEVQSVSRRHFGRSGDTLLHYAARRGHLDMLQYLIKQVCMDVELHNNDYKRPLHEAASMSHQACVSYLLQEGANVDSLKKADWTPLMMACTRRNLDVVQELLCHGADPALRNKDGWNSFHIACREGDPLVVQHLLLVAPEVWRTESKTRRTPLHTAAMHGCEDVVRILLERCGYAPDSTDSCGVTPFMDAVRNGHISVARLLLEKHRASPTAADVLGAQAVHQVAVTGQEEALRFLVRDLKVDVNQRATDVQLTALHYAAKEGHTSTIKTLLELGADLHVRDKKGRTALHMACIGQHADAVGTLLQLGLRDSEDACGTTARQHVRKADVVRVFECGSPDPT encoded by the exons ATGGATGAGAACACTTTAAAGCAGCTGGTGAAGCTCACTCAGGATGGACAGGttgactctctgcagagactgatCAGCAGCTCTGAGGTTCAGTCTGTCAGCAGGAGACACTTCGGTCGGTCTGGGGACACCCTGCTGCACTATGCTGCCAGGAGAGGACACCTGGACATGCTGCAGTATCTCATAAAGCAGGTGTGCATGGATGTGGAGCTGCACAACAACGACTACAAGAGGCCTCTGCACGAAGCTGCTTCCATGAGCCACCAGGCCTGTGTTAGCTACCTGCTGCAGGAAGGAGCCAACGTGGACAGTCTGAAGAAAGCTGACTG GACTCCCCTGATGATGGCCTGCACCCGGAGAAACCTCGACGTGGTCCAGGAGCTGCTGTGCCACGGCGCCGACCCCGCTCTGAGAAACAAGGACGGCTGGAACTCCTTCCACATCGCCTGCAGGGAGGGCGATCCTCTGGTCGTACAGCACCTGCTTCTTGTCGCACCGGAAGTCTGGAGGACAGAGAGCAAGACGCGCAGGACGCCCCTACACACTGCAG CGATGCACGGCTGTGAGGACGTTGTTAGGATCTTGCTGGAGAG ATGTGGCTACGCCCCAGACAGCACCGACAGCTGTGGAGTCACTCCTTTCATGGACGCCGTCAGGAACGGACACATTTCCGTGGCCAGGCTGCTTTTAGAGAAGCACCGG GCGTCTCCAACTGCAGCTGACGTACTCGGGGCTCAGGCGGTGCACCAGGTCGCCGTCACCGGCCAGGAGGAGGCGCTGCGTTTCCTGGTGCGGGACCTAAAGGTAGACGTGAATCAGAGGGCGACTGACGTCCAGCTCACTGCCCTGCATTACGCCGCAAAG GAGGGCCACACGTCCACCATTAAAACTCTGCTGGAGTTGGGGGCAGATCTTCATGTTCGGGACAAAAAGGGAAGAACTG CTCTTCATATGGCCTGCATCGGGCAGCACGCAGATGCCGTTGGGACACTCCTGCAGCTCGGACTCCGAGACTCCGAGGATGCGTGTGGCACCACGGCACGGCAGCATGTCAGGAAAGCAGACGTAGTGCGTGTGTTTGAATGTGGCTCACCAGAtccaacgtaa